A window of Triplophysa dalaica isolate WHDGS20190420 chromosome 7, ASM1584641v1, whole genome shotgun sequence contains these coding sequences:
- the si:ch211-76l23.4 gene encoding uncharacterized protein si:ch211-76l23.4, with protein MIKVSLLFLTIAVVLVCGQRRRPAKGEWNYRDGSEKVSMRGVANLTEVLDDWRFGILNKVKDLLQNDHQSLLPDYSRIQPLAEALDDLYKEFNALKAHLGDLTEKFAPLETFVDELKTERANANAAPTNPMRRRVLKKTTPVS; from the exons ATGATCAAGGTGAGCCTGTTGTTCCTGACCATTGCTGTGGTCTTAGTATGCGGACAGAGAAGACGCCCTGCAAAAGGAGAGTGGAACTATCGTGATGGCT CTGAGAAAGTTAGCATGCGAGGAGTTGCAAACCTCACAGAAGTCCTTGATGATTGGAGATTTGGCATCCTAAACAAAGTAAAAGATCTTCTTCAGAATGACCATCAGTCTTTGCTGCCCGATTACTCCAG GATTCAACCTCTCGCTGAAGCATTGGATGACCTGTACAAGGAGTTCAACGCCCTGAAAGCTCATCTCGGTGACCTGACTGAGAAGTTTGCACCTCTGGAGACCTTCGTTGATGAGCTGAAGACAGAGAGAGCCAATGCAAATGCAGCACCTACCAACCCAATGCGCAGAAGGGTCCTCAAAAAGACGACTCCTGTCTCCTAA